A window of Fragaria vesca subsp. vesca linkage group LG7, FraVesHawaii_1.0, whole genome shotgun sequence contains these coding sequences:
- the LOC101304924 gene encoding F-box/kelch-repeat protein At1g57790-like, which translates to MISGWVRAVVEKSQTISSKLLLLSLPSRLQPRTTSQEEQEGGGGEEEEEWRCFNSYTNNNWMQMADNKQSCWSDLPSDILCEVVNRLPYWDLIRSAAVCKTWRLVIHKVHLPQRSTLLVPYLMSYTCILDGKHIHRSTKNPVELEISHKSKNSVEFLDMEGETYKYTVRDLDRTEPGPCESKYGWFLLYRRQFLYVRKQYYYLYNPFCNEVIQLPGLDLEMELYVDIATFTTPPTSPNFVIFVLCKKYRHNTDRIIYTCKLGDTRWSICRTRYHGSVTGVTCVDGIVYCTFPQKNFSNGSTSVFICTFDIALQNWVMNYTYIEIEDHNESRTFYLVESIDGKLLLAVSDLAHDASSHYWFLYQFDRSRKEWTRIRSLGHQVLLLSSSTSIACATLGKDSKFSDMIFHLSWGREPFTLSSDGVWRKP; encoded by the coding sequence ATGATTTCTGGATGGGTTCGAGCGGTTGTCGAAAAATCTCAAACTATATCATCGAAGTTGTTATTGCTCTCTCTCCCCTCTCGCCTCCAGCCGAGAACGACTTCTCAAGAAGAACAAGAAGGAGGAGGAGGAGAAGAAGAAGAAGAATGGCGATGTTTCAATAGTTACACTAATAACAACTGGATGCAGATGGCAGACAATAAACAGTCTTGTTGGTCCGACCTTCCAAGTGATATATTATGCGAAGTTGTCAATCGTCTCCCATATTGGGATCTTATTCGTTCTGCTGCCGTATGCAAGACCTGGAGACTTGTCATACATAAGGTTCATCTTCCGCAACGCTCCACATTGCTTGTTCCATACCTGATGAGCTATACCTGTATTCTTGATGGTAAACACATACATAGGTCGACTAAGAACCCTGTAGAGCTCGAGATATCACATAAGTCTAAAAACTCTGTAGAGTTCTTAGACATGGAGGGTGAAACTTACAAATACACAGTCAGGGACTTGGACCGAACAGAACCAGGACCCTGTGAGTCAAAATATGGTTGGTTCCTTTTGTATAGACGGCAATTTCTCTACGTGCGCAAACAATACTACTATCTATACAATCCCTTTTGCAATGAGGTTATACAACTGCCCGGGTTAGATTTGGAGATGGAGCTTTATGTAGACATTGCAACATTCACGACCCCTCCCACTTCTCCCAACTTTGTTATCTTTGTCCTCTGCAAAAAGTATCGACATAATACGGATCGCATCATATACACTTGCAAGCTCGGGGATACAAGATGGAGTATTTGCAGAACTAGATATCACGGTTCTGTCACGGGAGTTACTTGTGTAGATGGAATTGTCTATTGTACTTTTCCTCAGAAAAATTTCTCCAATGGTTCGACGTCAGTGTTTATCTGTACCTTCGATATAGCACTTCAGAACTGGGTCATGAACTATACATACATAGAAATAGAAGATCATAATGAAAGCAGGACCTTTTACTTGGTTGAGTCGATCGATGGGAAGCTATTATTGGCAGTGTCTGACCTAGCTCATGATGCTAGTAGCCACTACTGGTTTTTGTATCAATTTGATCGGTCAAGAAAAGAATGGACTAGGATACGAAGTTTGGGGCACCAGGTATTGCTTCTAAGTAGTTCAACGTCAATTGCTTGTGCCACATTGGGAAAGGATAGTAAATTTTCAGACATGATATTTCATCTTAGCTGGGGAAGGGAGCCTTTTACTTTGAGCAGCGACGGTGTTTGGAGAAAGCCGTAA
- the LOC101313931 gene encoding eukaryotic translation initiation factor 2 subunit alpha-like produces MASHTPNLECRMYEARYPEVDMAVMIQVKNIADMGAYVSLLEYNNIEGMILFSELSRRRIRSVSSLIKVGRIEPVMVLRVDKEKGYIDLSKRRVSEEDIAACEERYNKSKLVHSIMRHVAETLGIDLEELYVNIGWPLYRKYGHAFEAFKVIVTDPDTVLNALTCEVKVTGPDGQEVTKVVPAVSEDVKDSLVKNIKRRMTPQPLKIRADIEMKCFQFDGVLHIKDAMRKAEAAGNNDCPVKIKLVAPPLYVLTTQTLDKEQGITVLGNAVVACTKAIEHHKGKLLVKETPRVVSEKEDKLLQEHMSKLRQENEEIDGDSSEEEEDTGMGEVEVENAGQAL; encoded by the exons ATGGCTTCCCACACTCCCAATCTGGAGTGCCGTATGTACGAAGCCCGCTACCCGGAGGTGGACATGGCCGTCATGATCCAGGTCAAGAACATCGCCGACATGGGCGCGTACGTCTCACTCCTCGAGTACAACAACATCGAGGGCATGATTCTCTTCTCGGAGCTCTCCCGCCGTCGGATTCGGAGCGTCAGCAGCCTCATCAAGGTCGGCCGCATCGAGCCGGTCATGGTTCTCAGGGTCGACAAGGAGAAGGGCTACATCGATTTGAGCAAGCGTAGGGTTTCTGAGGAGGATATTGCTGCCTGTGAGGAGAGGTACAACAAGAGCAAGCTCGTCCACTCCATCATGCGACATGTCGCTGAGACTCTCGGCATCGATTTGGAG GAGTTGTACGTCAATATTGGCTGGCCTTTGTACCGGAAGTATGGTCATGCTTTTGAG GCTTTCAAAGTAATCGTCACTGATCCTGATACAGTTCTGAATGCCCTTACATGCGAGGTGAAAGTGACTGGCCCTGATGGACAGGAG GTTACTAAGGTTGTCCCTGCTGTGTCAGAGGATGTGAAAGACTCTCTGGTAAAGAACATCAAGAGAAGAATGACACCACAACCATTGAAGATCCGTGCTGATATTGAAATGAAGTGTTTCCAGTTTGATGGTGTTCTTCACATTAAG GATGCCATGCGGAAGGCAGAAGCTGCAGGCAACAATGACTGTCCTGTGAAGATTAAGCTGGTTGCTCCTCCTCTGTATGTTCTTACCACACAGACTCTTGATAAG GAACAAGGTATCACAGTTCTAGGCAATGCAGTTGTAGCCTGCACAAAAGCAATAGAGCATCACAAGGGGAAACTGTTGGTGAAGGAAACACCTAGAGTG GTGAGTGAAAAGGAAGATAAATTGCTGCAAGAGCACATGAGTAAGCTCCGCCAAGAGAATGAGGAGATTGACGGTGACAGCAGTGAAGAGGAAGAAGACACTGGAATGGGAGAAGTTGAGGTGGAGAACGCAGGCCAGGCATTGTAG
- the LOC101314222 gene encoding multiple inositol polyphosphate phosphatase 1-like isoform 2: MVMAKLLSLLLLFSVFFLHSNAGEEEAFDVRQHLSTVSRYGVVKDVADNSFVASEIPDGCTPIHLNLVARHGTRSPTKKRMKEMDNLAPRLASLVKEAEEQKQPLQNLPAWLREWESPWKGKQNGGQLTVQGEEELYELGIRTRERFPHLFDEDYHPNVYAIKSSQIPRASASAVAFGMGLFSGKGNLGPGRHQAFAVTSESRASDIVLRFHDCCDNYKDYRKSQEPSVTKLKEPVFDEITSALKRRYKLNFSRQDTSSLWFLCKQEASLLNVTDQACALFSPSEVALLEWTDDLEAFILKGYGKALNYRMGVPLLKDVVQSMDQAIEAHEEKHDPGTYEKARLRFAHAETVVPFSCLLGLFLEGSEFQQIQREQPLEHPPKPPQKRNWKCSNMAPFGGNNMLVLYSCPANSSSKYFVQVLHNEQPIPVPGCDGSDLCPLDDFKEKVVAPHLKHDYNAVCNTKGGQQEQKPATKVSAF; this comes from the exons ATGGTTATGGCTAAGCTTCTCAGTCTGCTACTACTTTTCTCCGTCTTCTTCCTCCATTCAAATGCCGGAGAAGAAGAAGCTTTCGACGTTCGCCAACACCTCTCTACTGTGTCCAG ATACGGCGTCGTTAAAGACGTCGCTGACAATTCATTTGTAGCATCTGAAATTCCAGATGGATGCACTCCCATTCACTTGAATCTTGTG GCAAGGCATGGAACTCGGTCTCCTACGAAGAAACGGATGAAGGAGATGGACAACCTGGCACCTCGTCTGGCTTCGTTAGTGAAGGAAGCTGAAGAACAGAAACAGCCTTTGCAAAACCTTCCCGCTTGGTTAAGGGAATGGGAATCGCCTTGGAAAGGAAAACAGAATGGTGGACAATTGACTGTCCAGGGAGAGGAAGAGCTCTATGAATTAGGAATTAGGACTAGAGAAAGATTCCCGCATTTGTTTGATGAGGATTACCATCCAAATGTGTATGCCATCAAGTCATCTCAA ATCCCTCGGGCATCAGCCAGTGCTGTGGCATTTGGCATGGGGTTGTTCAGTGGCAAAGGAAATCTTGGTCCAGGCAGACATCAAGCTTTTGCTGTAACCAGTGAAAGCCGTGCGAGTGATATAGTGTTGAGGTTCCATGATTGTTGCGATAACTACAAG GACTATCGGAAAAGTCAGGAGCCATCTGTTACTAAGCTTAAGGAACCAGTCTTTGACGAAATTACTTCTGCATTAAAAAGGCGCTACAAGTTGAACTTTTCAAGGCAGGACACATCATCACTCTGGTTTCTTTGCAAACAG GAGGCGTCCTTGTTGAATGTAACCGATCAAGCTTGTGCGCTTTTCAGCCCCTCTGAG GTTGCTTTGCTGGAATGGACAGATGATTTGGAGGCCTTTATATTGAAGGGGTATGGTAAAGCTTTGAACTATAGAATGGGGGTTCCCTTGCTTAAAGATGTTGTGCAATCTATGGATCAGGCTATTGAGGCCCACGAAG AAAAACATGATCCTGGCACTTATGAAAAGGCAAGGCTGAGGTTTGCACACGCAGAAACTGTGGTTCCATTTTCATGCTTGCTCGGGCTTTTTCTTGAAGGATCTG AATTTCAACAAATACAGAGGGAACAGCCCTTGGAACACCCTCCAAAGCCTCCCCAGAAAAGAAATTGGAAGTGCAGCAATATGGCACCTTTTGGTGGGAATAACATGCTTGTACTGTACAGCTGTCCAGCCAACAGTTCAAGCAAGTACTTTGTGCAAGTGTTGCACAATGAGCAACCCATTCCTGTGCCT GGTTGTGATGGTTCTGACCTTTGCCCACTTGATGATTTTAAG GAAAAAGTAGTTGCTCCTCATTTGAAGCATGACTACAATGCAGTATGCAATACAAAAGGAGGACAGCAGGAGCAAAAGCCTGCAACCA AAGTCTCTGCATTTTGA
- the LOC101314222 gene encoding multiple inositol polyphosphate phosphatase 1-like isoform 1: MVMAKLLSLLLLFSVFFLHSNAGEEEAFDVRQHLSTVSRYGVVKDVADNSFVASEIPDGCTPIHLNLVARHGTRSPTKKRMKEMDNLAPRLASLVKEAEEQKQPLQNLPAWLREWESPWKGKQNGGQLTVQGEEELYELGIRTRERFPHLFDEDYHPNVYAIKSSQIPRASASAVAFGMGLFSGKGNLGPGRHQAFAVTSESRASDIVLRFHDCCDNYKDYRKSQEPSVTKLKEPVFDEITSALKRRYKLNFSRQDTSSLWFLCKQEASLLNVTDQACALFSPSEVALLEWTDDLEAFILKGYGKALNYRMGVPLLKDVVQSMDQAIEAHEEKHDPGTYEKARLRFAHAETVVPFSCLLGLFLEGSEFQQIQREQPLEHPPKPPQKRNWKCSNMAPFGGNNMLVLYSCPANSSSKYFVQVLHNEQPIPVPGCDGSDLCPLDDFKEKVVAPHLKHDYNAVCNTKGGQQEQKPATSKLSQLFRWLFSNRIVPTHDEF, translated from the exons ATGGTTATGGCTAAGCTTCTCAGTCTGCTACTACTTTTCTCCGTCTTCTTCCTCCATTCAAATGCCGGAGAAGAAGAAGCTTTCGACGTTCGCCAACACCTCTCTACTGTGTCCAG ATACGGCGTCGTTAAAGACGTCGCTGACAATTCATTTGTAGCATCTGAAATTCCAGATGGATGCACTCCCATTCACTTGAATCTTGTG GCAAGGCATGGAACTCGGTCTCCTACGAAGAAACGGATGAAGGAGATGGACAACCTGGCACCTCGTCTGGCTTCGTTAGTGAAGGAAGCTGAAGAACAGAAACAGCCTTTGCAAAACCTTCCCGCTTGGTTAAGGGAATGGGAATCGCCTTGGAAAGGAAAACAGAATGGTGGACAATTGACTGTCCAGGGAGAGGAAGAGCTCTATGAATTAGGAATTAGGACTAGAGAAAGATTCCCGCATTTGTTTGATGAGGATTACCATCCAAATGTGTATGCCATCAAGTCATCTCAA ATCCCTCGGGCATCAGCCAGTGCTGTGGCATTTGGCATGGGGTTGTTCAGTGGCAAAGGAAATCTTGGTCCAGGCAGACATCAAGCTTTTGCTGTAACCAGTGAAAGCCGTGCGAGTGATATAGTGTTGAGGTTCCATGATTGTTGCGATAACTACAAG GACTATCGGAAAAGTCAGGAGCCATCTGTTACTAAGCTTAAGGAACCAGTCTTTGACGAAATTACTTCTGCATTAAAAAGGCGCTACAAGTTGAACTTTTCAAGGCAGGACACATCATCACTCTGGTTTCTTTGCAAACAG GAGGCGTCCTTGTTGAATGTAACCGATCAAGCTTGTGCGCTTTTCAGCCCCTCTGAG GTTGCTTTGCTGGAATGGACAGATGATTTGGAGGCCTTTATATTGAAGGGGTATGGTAAAGCTTTGAACTATAGAATGGGGGTTCCCTTGCTTAAAGATGTTGTGCAATCTATGGATCAGGCTATTGAGGCCCACGAAG AAAAACATGATCCTGGCACTTATGAAAAGGCAAGGCTGAGGTTTGCACACGCAGAAACTGTGGTTCCATTTTCATGCTTGCTCGGGCTTTTTCTTGAAGGATCTG AATTTCAACAAATACAGAGGGAACAGCCCTTGGAACACCCTCCAAAGCCTCCCCAGAAAAGAAATTGGAAGTGCAGCAATATGGCACCTTTTGGTGGGAATAACATGCTTGTACTGTACAGCTGTCCAGCCAACAGTTCAAGCAAGTACTTTGTGCAAGTGTTGCACAATGAGCAACCCATTCCTGTGCCT GGTTGTGATGGTTCTGACCTTTGCCCACTTGATGATTTTAAG GAAAAAGTAGTTGCTCCTCATTTGAAGCATGACTACAATGCAGTATGCAATACAAAAGGAGGACAGCAGGAGCAAAAGCCTGCAACCAGTAAGTTATCTCAACTGTTCCGTTGGCTTTTCTCAAACAGGATTGTTCCTACCCACGATGAATTTTAG